The Sphingomonas sp. So64.6b genome includes a region encoding these proteins:
- a CDS encoding site-specific integrase: MALWNRAGTYYVKITAPDGTLIRRTTGTSDRLKAEEYHDKLKAELWDLARLKRKPKRTWDEAALRWLKEKAHKKSYRDDVSRIRWFTRHLRGKTLDQVSRDMIDRIISRHHARSSDRTKDLYVALIRAMFRMAQREWEWIEQIPAFKTYTRNAKPRVRWLTHAQADRLLEELPDHQQDLMLFALATGLRQGNIKRLTWDQVDFSRRIVTIEHGDTKNNEALGVPLNDLAISVLRRQMGKQCEHVFTYAGRPIGQVNTKHWRDALKRAGIADFRWHDLRHTWASWLRQNDVPTWVLQELGGWKSESMVRRYAHMSVRHLQPYADQLIFEAKTGHTASSEPAPCQGHKNGHSESPFALKLVAGTDLSD; encoded by the coding sequence ATGGCACTCTGGAACCGTGCAGGAACATACTACGTCAAGATCACAGCACCTGACGGAACGCTCATTAGACGCACTACTGGAACGTCCGACAGGCTCAAGGCCGAAGAATACCACGACAAGCTGAAGGCCGAGCTGTGGGATCTTGCCAGGTTGAAGCGAAAGCCGAAGCGGACATGGGACGAGGCGGCTCTCCGGTGGCTGAAGGAAAAGGCCCACAAGAAGTCCTATCGGGACGATGTGAGCCGGATCCGTTGGTTCACCAGGCATCTGCGTGGCAAGACACTGGACCAGGTGAGCAGGGACATGATCGATCGGATCATCTCTCGACATCATGCCCGATCGAGCGATCGCACGAAGGATCTCTATGTGGCGCTGATCCGCGCCATGTTCCGGATGGCGCAGCGCGAATGGGAATGGATCGAGCAGATACCGGCGTTCAAGACCTACACGAGGAATGCAAAGCCGAGGGTGCGTTGGTTGACGCACGCGCAGGCCGACCGCCTCCTGGAGGAACTTCCCGATCACCAGCAGGACCTGATGCTGTTCGCGCTCGCAACGGGGCTGCGACAGGGGAATATCAAGAGGCTGACCTGGGACCAAGTCGACTTCTCCCGCCGCATCGTCACGATCGAGCACGGAGACACCAAGAATAACGAGGCTTTGGGTGTTCCGCTCAATGACCTCGCCATCTCGGTCCTCCGGCGGCAGATGGGGAAGCAGTGCGAGCATGTGTTCACTTATGCCGGACGACCAATCGGGCAGGTGAACACGAAACATTGGCGAGACGCGCTCAAACGCGCGGGCATCGCCGATTTTCGCTGGCACGACCTGCGGCATACCTGGGCGAGCTGGTTGCGGCAGAATGACGTGCCCACCTGGGTGCTTCAGGAGCTGGGGGGCTGGAAATCGGAGTCGATGGTGCGCCGCTACGCGCACATGTCGGTGAGGCATTTGCAGCCCTATGCAGACCAGCTGATTTTTGAGGCCAAAACAGGTCACACCGCCTCCTCGGAGCCGGCACCATGTCAAGGTCACAAAAATGGTCACAGTGAGAGCCCATTCGCGCTCAAACTTGTGGCCGGGACTGACCTAAGTGACTGA
- the rodA gene encoding rod shape-determining protein RodA gives MNFVPAPLAQLPWRVIFLVILIGSFGLVVLYSAAGGSLRPWALTQGIRFFVLLAGAIALSRVRESVWSNIALPVYAVLVIALVLVELLGAVRGGSQRWLDLGLIRLQPSEFMKPFIVLACAKFYDMLPPNETRRFGAIWPAALLIGVPGALVMLQPDLGTALMICMGGVVVMFLAGVPLRLFIGGALALGAAIPLAVNFVLHGYQRNRILVFLDPESDPLGTGYHISQSKIAIGSGGIFGKGFLNGTQSHLDYLPEGHTDFALATMMEEWGLIGGILLIIAFFAVIFWGVNVALQAQTKFGRLTAAGLATTIFLYVAINMSMVMGIAPVVGIPLPFISFGSSAQLTVLACLGILMSIDRQNRQTARW, from the coding sequence TTGAACTTCGTCCCTGCGCCGCTCGCGCAATTGCCATGGAGGGTCATCTTCCTCGTCATCCTGATCGGCAGTTTCGGACTGGTCGTGCTGTATTCCGCCGCAGGCGGTTCGCTGCGTCCCTGGGCACTGACGCAAGGCATCCGTTTCTTCGTGCTGCTCGCGGGGGCGATCGCGCTGTCGCGCGTGCGCGAATCGGTGTGGAGCAACATCGCGCTGCCCGTCTATGCCGTGCTGGTCATCGCGCTGGTGCTGGTCGAACTGCTCGGCGCGGTACGTGGCGGCAGCCAGCGCTGGCTCGATCTCGGCCTGATCCGGCTGCAACCGTCGGAGTTCATGAAGCCGTTCATCGTGCTCGCCTGCGCCAAATTCTACGACATGCTGCCGCCCAATGAAACGCGGCGTTTCGGCGCGATCTGGCCTGCGGCGCTGCTGATCGGCGTGCCCGGCGCGCTGGTCATGCTGCAGCCCGATCTCGGCACCGCGCTGATGATCTGCATGGGCGGTGTTGTGGTGATGTTCCTGGCCGGTGTACCGCTACGCCTGTTCATCGGTGGCGCGCTGGCGCTGGGCGCTGCGATCCCGCTTGCGGTCAACTTCGTGCTGCACGGCTATCAGCGCAACCGCATCCTCGTCTTCCTCGATCCCGAGAGCGACCCGCTTGGCACCGGCTATCATATCAGCCAGTCGAAGATCGCGATCGGATCGGGCGGCATCTTCGGCAAGGGCTTTCTCAACGGCACACAAAGCCATCTCGATTATTTGCCCGAGGGGCATACCGATTTCGCGCTGGCGACGATGATGGAGGAATGGGGCCTGATCGGCGGCATTCTGCTGATCATCGCTTTTTTCGCCGTGATCTTCTGGGGCGTGAATGTCGCGCTGCAGGCGCAGACCAAATTCGGCCGCCTGACTGCGGCGGGCCTGGCCACGACCATCTTCCTCTATGTCGCGATCAATATGTCGATGGTCATGGGCATCGCGCCGGTGGTCGGCATCCCCCTGCCCTTTATCAGTTTCGGCAGTTCGGCACAGCTGACCGTGCTGGCCTGTCTCGGCATATTGATGTCGATCGACCGGCAAAATCGCCAGACCGCCCGCTGGTAG
- the mrdA gene encoding penicillin-binding protein 2, whose product MRNVTEASQSYSFSRRAMMLGVGQGLVAVTLAGRMTWLAVAENERYRVLSESNRVNMTLVPPRRGWIVDRHGAPLANNRTDFRVDIIPDRLEDKDRVLGLLRTILNLPPEQMDRIATDLKHAAGFQPVQVAENLNWEQFAAVSVRLPELIGIAPTRGFARSYPAGAAVAHLTGYVGAASAEQYQKTKDPLMVTPGFKLGKDGLEKTLEKSLRGEAGAKRVEVTARGKVVRELETRGDTPGQTARLTIDAGLQEYAARRLGTNSGSAVVIDCDTGDILAMVSMPAYDPNSFSDGISHLEWKMLSDDDHVPLMNKTLQGLYPPGSTVKPMNALALLTAGVDPHARVNCSGAMRVGTGTFHCHKRRGHGPLDMKNAVMQSCDIYFYEMIRRVGYDAIAPIARMVGLGEKYHLPFDTQRYGTVPDSAWKLKKYKDSWTVADSLNASIGQGYVLANPLQLAVMSARIASGRHLQPRILMNGRAPLAAPLKVSPEHLAIVRDAMFGVVNQGGTAGSARLQIPGVALAAKTGTAQVRRITMAERGSGVLNNRQLPFKLRDHALFVCFAPADKPKYAAGIVLEHNGHLIRNLDTPLIARDIMTYMFDREAALKSLAEGEPTWGGDITQRAATQSAAYRAAANAPAPGVGAATETSATAPTAAPAVEAATAAQNATAEALGAATASGNGIAQVGSTESQD is encoded by the coding sequence ATGCGGAACGTTACCGAAGCTTCCCAATCCTATAGTTTCAGCCGTCGCGCGATGATGCTTGGCGTCGGTCAGGGCCTTGTCGCGGTTACGCTGGCCGGACGCATGACCTGGCTCGCGGTCGCGGAGAATGAACGCTATCGCGTGCTTTCCGAGAGCAATCGCGTCAACATGACGCTGGTGCCGCCGCGTCGCGGCTGGATCGTCGATCGTCATGGCGCGCCGCTGGCCAACAACCGCACCGATTTTCGCGTCGATATCATCCCCGACCGGCTCGAGGACAAGGACCGCGTGCTCGGCCTGTTGCGCACGATCCTTAATCTTCCGCCCGAGCAAATGGATCGCATCGCCACAGATCTAAAGCACGCGGCCGGATTTCAACCGGTGCAGGTCGCGGAGAATCTCAACTGGGAACAGTTTGCGGCAGTCAGCGTCCGGCTGCCCGAACTGATCGGCATCGCACCGACGCGCGGTTTTGCACGCAGCTATCCCGCCGGCGCAGCGGTCGCGCATCTCACCGGCTATGTCGGCGCGGCGTCGGCCGAGCAATATCAGAAGACCAAGGACCCGTTGATGGTCACGCCCGGCTTCAAGCTGGGCAAGGATGGCCTTGAAAAGACGCTGGAAAAATCTCTGCGCGGCGAAGCTGGCGCGAAACGCGTCGAAGTGACGGCGCGTGGCAAGGTGGTGCGCGAGCTCGAGACGCGCGGTGACACGCCGGGTCAGACCGCGCGGCTGACGATCGATGCCGGATTGCAGGAATATGCCGCACGGCGCCTTGGGACCAATTCCGGCTCTGCGGTGGTGATCGATTGCGACACCGGCGACATCCTGGCGATGGTGTCGATGCCCGCGTACGACCCGAACAGTTTTTCCGACGGCATCAGCCATCTCGAATGGAAGATGCTGTCCGACGACGACCATGTGCCGTTGATGAACAAGACGCTGCAGGGACTTTATCCGCCCGGATCGACGGTCAAGCCGATGAATGCGCTGGCGTTGCTGACCGCCGGGGTCGATCCACATGCACGGGTCAATTGTTCGGGCGCGATGCGCGTCGGTACCGGCACGTTCCACTGCCACAAGCGCCGCGGCCATGGCCCGCTCGACATGAAAAACGCGGTCATGCAGAGCTGCGACATCTATTTTTACGAGATGATCCGCCGCGTCGGTTATGACGCAATCGCCCCGATCGCGCGGATGGTCGGGCTCGGCGAGAAATATCATTTGCCGTTCGACACGCAGCGTTACGGCACCGTGCCCGACAGCGCGTGGAAGCTGAAGAAATACAAGGACAGCTGGACCGTCGCGGATTCGCTCAACGCGTCGATCGGCCAGGGTTATGTTCTCGCCAATCCGCTTCAGCTGGCCGTGATGTCGGCGCGTATCGCTTCCGGCCGGCACCTCCAGCCAAGAATATTGATGAACGGCAGGGCGCCACTCGCGGCACCGCTGAAGGTATCGCCCGAACATCTCGCAATCGTGCGCGATGCGATGTTCGGTGTGGTCAACCAGGGCGGTACCGCCGGTTCCGCGCGGTTGCAGATTCCCGGAGTAGCGCTCGCGGCGAAGACCGGCACCGCGCAGGTTCGCCGCATCACCATGGCCGAACGCGGCAGCGGCGTGCTCAACAACCGGCAACTGCCGTTCAAGCTGCGCGATCACGCGCTGTTCGTATGCTTTGCGCCGGCCGACAAACCCAAATATGCCGCTGGCATCGTGCTCGAACATAATGGCCATTTGATCCGAAATCTCGACACGCCGCTGATCGCGCGCGACATCATGACCTATATGTTCGACCGCGAAGCCGCATTGAAATCGCTCGCCGAGGGCGAGCCCACCTGGGGCGGCGACATCACGCAGCGCGCCGCGACGCAAAGCGCCGCATATCGCGCAGCAGCCAACGCGCCCGCGCCGGGTGTCGGTGCCGCGACCGAAACCAGCGCCACCGCGCCGACCGCCGCGCCTGCGGTGGAGGCGGCGACCGCAGCACAGAACGCCACCGCCGAGGCGCTCGGTGCCGCAACCGCTTCGGGTAACGGCATCGCGCAGGTCGGATCGACGGAGTCACAGGATTGA
- the mreD gene encoding rod shape-determining protein MreD, producing MRTPARNPYDAPPPPVLQRIVPGASVMIASLLTIWPYVASFPLLPPLGLMILLGWRLMRPDAFAIWAALPLGFFDDLVSGQPLGSAMLLWMICFFVIDMIDQRLVFRDFWQNWLIAAGSIGFCLIAGRLIASPLGAHVDTVLLLQAVISIMLFPLVARFCAWLDGKREGA from the coding sequence GTGAGGACACCGGCGCGCAATCCTTATGATGCCCCGCCCCCGCCGGTCCTGCAGCGGATCGTACCGGGCGCGTCGGTCATGATCGCGTCGTTGCTGACCATCTGGCCCTATGTCGCAAGCTTTCCACTCCTGCCACCGCTCGGCCTGATGATCTTGCTCGGCTGGCGGCTGATGCGGCCAGATGCGTTCGCGATCTGGGCGGCGTTGCCGCTGGGATTTTTCGATGACCTGGTCTCGGGTCAGCCGCTGGGCAGCGCGATGTTGTTGTGGATGATCTGTTTCTTCGTCATCGACATGATCGATCAGCGCCTGGTGTTCCGTGATTTCTGGCAGAACTGGCTGATCGCCGCCGGGTCGATCGGCTTCTGCCTGATTGCGGGGCGGCTGATCGCGTCGCCACTCGGCGCGCATGTCGATACCGTGCTCTTGCTGCAAGCGGTCATCTCGATCATGTTGTTCCCGCTGGTGGCGCGGTTTTGCGCGTGGCTGGACGGAAAACGCGAAGGCGCATGA
- the mreC gene encoding rod shape-determining protein MreC has product MAPSRNRRPGFSRRAQYGLFLGYVIAAAGAIVAVILLALATLNPPAFIAFRATVAEITTPISSGLAGFGRGVASIPASIGDHFAVNQKNAQLRKEIADNRALLLRARMLSYDNRRLKALLHLRERNADPVVTARLVSSSASSTRRFAVLNAGAWQGVREGQPVRGPEGLIGRILETGPNTARVLLLTDPESIVPVRRTRDGLPALAAGRGDGMIDIRSVSLSNVPFEPGDVFVTSGTGGIYSPNIPVARIVRRSRDTALARSFAQPDTLDFALVQQTFMPVLPPTPAAAAPGAAAKP; this is encoded by the coding sequence ATGGCGCCGTCTCGCAACCGGCGCCCGGGTTTCTCGCGGCGGGCGCAATACGGATTGTTCCTGGGATATGTCATCGCGGCCGCGGGAGCGATCGTCGCGGTGATTCTGCTTGCCCTCGCCACATTGAACCCGCCGGCCTTTATCGCGTTTCGCGCCACCGTCGCCGAAATCACCACACCGATCTCGTCCGGCCTTGCCGGGTTTGGCCGCGGCGTCGCATCGATCCCGGCGTCGATCGGTGACCATTTCGCCGTCAATCAAAAGAATGCGCAATTGCGCAAGGAAATCGCCGACAACCGCGCGTTGCTGCTGCGCGCGCGTATGCTGTCCTATGACAATCGCCGGCTCAAGGCGTTGCTCCACCTGCGCGAGCGTAACGCCGATCCCGTCGTCACCGCGCGACTGGTAAGTTCTTCGGCCTCCAGCACGCGGCGCTTCGCTGTCCTCAATGCCGGCGCCTGGCAGGGCGTGCGCGAGGGTCAGCCGGTACGCGGCCCGGAAGGCCTGATCGGCCGAATCCTCGAAACGGGGCCCAATACCGCGCGCGTGCTGCTGCTGACCGATCCGGAAAGCATCGTGCCGGTGCGCCGTACACGCGATGGTCTGCCGGCACTCGCCGCGGGACGCGGCGACGGGATGATCGACATTCGTTCGGTCAGCCTGTCCAATGTCCCGTTCGAACCCGGCGACGTGTTCGTCACTTCGGGCACCGGCGGTATCTATTCCCCCAATATTCCCGTCGCGCGCATTGTCCGCCGCTCGCGCGACACCGCCCTGGCGCGCAGCTTCGCTCAGCCAGATACGCTCGATTTCGCACTGGTGCAGCAGACCTTCATGCCCGTCTTGCCGCCGACCCCTGCAGCGGCGGCACCTGGCGCGGCGGCCAAACCGTGA
- a CDS encoding rod shape-determining protein, with translation MSFLSKLFRFSSHDMAIDLGTANTVVYLRGRGIVLNEPSVVAVETINGVKRVKAVGDDAKLMMGKTPDSIQAIRPLRDGVIADIDVAEQMIKHFIHKVHGGQRRFFRWPQIVICVPSGSTSVERRAIRDAASNAGASQVWLIEEPMAAAIGADMPVTEPIGSMVVDIGGGTTEVAVLSLRGLAYTTSVRVGGDKMDEAIVSYVRRNHNLLIGDSTAERIKQEVGVAKPPSDGIGLTIHVKGRDLVNGVPKEIQINQGQIAEALSEPVGQIVEGVRIALENTAPELAADIVDQGIVLTGGGALLKGIDEVLRDETGLPVTIADDPLICVALGTGRALEDPVFRGVLHSA, from the coding sequence ATGAGCTTTCTCTCGAAACTTTTCAGGTTCTCCTCGCACGACATGGCGATCGATCTTGGGACCGCGAATACCGTCGTATATCTGCGCGGTCGCGGCATCGTACTCAACGAACCATCGGTGGTCGCGGTCGAGACGATCAACGGCGTCAAGCGAGTCAAGGCGGTCGGTGACGACGCCAAGTTGATGATGGGCAAGACCCCCGACAGCATCCAGGCGATCCGCCCGCTTCGCGACGGCGTGATCGCCGATATCGATGTCGCCGAGCAGATGATCAAGCATTTCATCCACAAGGTTCATGGCGGGCAACGACGCTTTTTCCGCTGGCCGCAAATCGTGATCTGCGTGCCGTCGGGCTCGACCTCGGTCGAGCGCCGCGCGATCCGCGATGCCGCGTCGAACGCCGGCGCCTCGCAGGTCTGGCTGATCGAGGAGCCGATGGCCGCCGCGATCGGCGCCGACATGCCGGTGACCGAGCCGATCGGGTCGATGGTCGTCGATATCGGCGGCGGTACGACCGAAGTCGCGGTGCTGAGCTTGCGCGGCCTTGCCTATACCACCTCGGTCCGCGTCGGTGGCGACAAGATGGACGAAGCGATCGTCTCCTATGTGCGCCGCAACCATAATTTGCTGATCGGCGATTCGACCGCCGAGCGCATCAAGCAGGAAGTCGGCGTGGCCAAGCCGCCATCCGACGGCATCGGTCTCACCATCCACGTCAAGGGCCGCGACCTGGTCAATGGCGTGCCGAAGGAAATCCAGATCAACCAGGGCCAGATCGCCGAGGCATTGTCCGAACCGGTCGGCCAGATCGTCGAGGGCGTACGCATCGCGCTGGAGAATACGGCACCCGAACTGGCCGCCGATATCGTCGACCAGGGTATCGTGCTCACCGGTGGTGGCGCATTGCTCAAGGGTATCGACGAGGTGCTGCGCGATGAAACCGGCCTGCCGGTGACGATCGCCGACGACCCGCTGATCTGCGTCGCGCTCGGCACCGGTCGCGCGCTTGAGGATCCGGTGTTCCGCGGCGTGTTGCACAGCGCTTAG
- the mutL gene encoding DNA mismatch repair endonuclease MutL: protein MSIRRLPEHLVNRIAAGEVVERPASALKELVENAVDAGANRIDIRLRSGGVDGIEVIDDGCGMTPPDMALALERHATSKLPDEAIEAVTTLGFRGEALPSIASVARMTLESRVRGAEGWSRVVDNGLLESEGPVGIPPGTRVRVEGLFERVPARRKFLRSARSEYAACLDVVKRLAMANPHIGFSVEHDGRRVLSVTGGDTLPDRVAALTDRGLVENGIVIELEREGLKLGGIAGLPTFNRGIADHQYLFVNGRPVKDRLLVGAVRGAYAELLARDRHAVVALFLDVPSDVVDVNVHPAKTEVRFREPAMVRGLIVSGLRRALDEAGHRSAQRPDRGAMAAWQSEPLEPAPPLLWDRGDMGHPDVSPASQTRYAVHDRRTSFIPPPMARAEPAYAPPPETTSYPLGVARGQVAKTYIVAEAEDGLVLVDQHAAHERLVLERMRKAMATGGVASQALLLPEVIELNEPACDRLDARAAELSEFGLDLERFGPRAMLVRAVPAMLGQSDVTGLVTDLADELAAFDEALSLKERLDHVAATMACHGSVRAGRILSVTEMNALLREMEVTPHSGQCNHGRPTWVKLAHGDIEKLFGRK, encoded by the coding sequence ATGTCAATACGGCGCCTCCCCGAACATCTCGTCAATCGTATCGCTGCCGGTGAAGTGGTCGAACGGCCCGCCAGTGCGTTGAAGGAACTGGTCGAAAATGCGGTCGATGCGGGCGCGAATCGCATCGATATACGGCTGCGCTCCGGCGGCGTGGACGGAATCGAGGTTATTGACGACGGCTGCGGCATGACACCTCCCGATATGGCGCTCGCGCTGGAGCGTCATGCGACCTCAAAACTCCCCGATGAGGCGATCGAAGCGGTCACGACGCTCGGTTTTCGCGGTGAAGCGTTGCCCTCGATCGCCAGCGTCGCACGCATGACGCTCGAAAGCCGGGTGCGTGGTGCGGAAGGCTGGTCGCGCGTGGTCGATAATGGCTTGCTCGAGTCCGAAGGACCGGTCGGCATCCCGCCTGGTACAAGAGTGCGCGTCGAAGGCCTGTTCGAGCGCGTGCCGGCGCGGCGCAAGTTCCTGCGCTCCGCCAGGTCGGAATATGCCGCCTGTCTCGATGTCGTGAAACGGCTCGCCATGGCGAATCCCCATATCGGTTTCTCGGTCGAGCATGACGGCCGGCGCGTGTTGTCAGTAACCGGCGGGGATACTCTGCCCGACCGTGTCGCCGCGCTGACCGATCGTGGGCTGGTCGAAAACGGCATCGTCATCGAACTGGAGCGCGAAGGTTTGAAGCTTGGCGGCATCGCCGGCCTGCCGACCTTCAATCGCGGCATTGCCGACCACCAATATCTCTTCGTCAATGGTCGCCCGGTGAAGGACCGGCTGCTGGTCGGCGCGGTGCGCGGCGCCTATGCCGAATTGCTCGCGCGCGATCGTCACGCCGTGGTCGCGCTGTTCCTCGACGTGCCGAGTGACGTGGTCGATGTGAACGTTCATCCGGCCAAGACCGAAGTCCGCTTCCGCGAACCCGCCATGGTGCGCGGCCTGATCGTCAGCGGCCTGCGCCGTGCGCTCGACGAAGCCGGCCATCGCAGCGCGCAGCGCCCGGATCGCGGGGCGATGGCGGCATGGCAAAGCGAACCGCTGGAACCAGCGCCGCCGCTACTTTGGGACAGGGGAGATATGGGACACCCGGATGTGTCACCAGCATCGCAGACGCGGTACGCCGTCCATGACCGCCGCACGAGCTTCATCCCGCCGCCCATGGCGCGGGCTGAACCGGCCTATGCGCCGCCGCCGGAAACAACCAGCTATCCGCTGGGCGTGGCGCGCGGCCAGGTAGCGAAGACCTATATCGTTGCCGAGGCCGAGGATGGTCTGGTGCTGGTCGACCAGCACGCGGCGCACGAACGGCTGGTGCTTGAACGCATGCGCAAGGCGATGGCGACCGGTGGCGTCGCAAGCCAGGCATTGCTCCTGCCCGAAGTGATCGAGCTCAACGAACCTGCTTGCGACCGGCTCGATGCACGCGCTGCCGAGTTGAGCGAGTTCGGGCTCGATCTCGAACGCTTCGGCCCACGCGCGATGCTCGTCCGCGCGGTGCCGGCGATGCTTGGGCAAAGCGATGTCACCGGCCTGGTTACCGACCTCGCCGATGAACTCGCCGCGTTCGACGAAGCGCTGAGCCTGAAGGAGCGCCTCGATCATGTCGCCGCGACCATGGCCTGCCATGGCTCGGTTCGCGCCGGGCGCATATTATCCGTGACGGAGATGAACGCACTTCTGCGCGAAATGGAGGTCACGCCGCATTCGGGGCAGTGCAACCATGGCCGGCCCACCTGGGTGAAGCTGGCGCATGGCGATATCGAGAAGCTGTTCGGGCGGAAGTGA
- a CDS encoding GlsB/YeaQ/YmgE family stress response membrane protein, with the protein MQYVSMVIVGLIVGILARFFYPGAIHMGLIMSAVLGIAGSFLAGFVGQLLHPATKDQPFHPAGFLYSILGAIVLIFLARHIFGWV; encoded by the coding sequence ATGCAATATGTGAGCATGGTGATCGTCGGCCTGATCGTCGGCATTCTGGCGCGGTTCTTCTATCCCGGCGCGATACATATGGGACTGATCATGAGTGCCGTTCTCGGCATCGCCGGATCGTTTCTGGCGGGCTTTGTCGGCCAGCTGCTTCATCCGGCGACGAAAGATCAGCCCTTCCATCCGGCCGGATTCCTTTATTCGATCCTGGGCGCGATCGTCCTGATCTTCCTGGCGCGGCACATCTTCGGCTGGGTTTGA
- the rplI gene encoding 50S ribosomal protein L9 — MDVILLERVEKLGKIGDVVTVKDGFARNFLLPNKKALRANDANKKVFEANREKIVADNDARRGEAEIEAKSIDGTTLTLIRQASNTGQLYGSVAVRDLLELLEAEGHKVPKSAIVLNKPIKAIGVYDVKVSLHAEVAVMIKVNVARSPEEAEMQAQGVDVMSAMFEKDEAGFVEAYDPNAEPGATAEVQAEAAPEATEEEPTEG, encoded by the coding sequence ATGGATGTTATCCTGCTGGAGCGCGTCGAGAAACTCGGCAAGATCGGTGACGTCGTCACCGTGAAGGACGGGTTCGCCCGCAACTTTCTGCTGCCGAACAAAAAGGCGCTGCGCGCCAACGACGCCAACAAGAAGGTCTTCGAGGCCAACCGCGAGAAGATCGTGGCCGACAATGACGCTCGCCGCGGCGAAGCGGAGATCGAGGCCAAGTCGATCGACGGCACCACGCTGACCCTGATCCGTCAGGCGTCGAACACCGGCCAGCTGTATGGCTCGGTCGCGGTGCGTGATCTGCTCGAACTGCTCGAGGCCGAGGGCCACAAGGTGCCGAAGTCGGCGATCGTGCTCAACAAGCCGATCAAGGCGATCGGCGTGTATGACGTAAAGGTCTCGCTCCACGCCGAAGTCGCGGTGATGATCAAGGTCAACGTCGCACGCTCGCCTGAAGAGGCCGAGATGCAGGCGCAGGGCGTCGACGTCATGTCCGCGATGTTCGAAAAGGACGAAGCGGGCTTCGTCGAAGCCTATGATCCCAACGCAGAACCCGGCGCGACCGCCGAGGTTCAGGCCGAGGCCGCTCCCGAAGCGACCGAAGAAGAGCCGACCGAAGGCTGA
- the rpsR gene encoding 30S ribosomal protein S18: MARPFFRRRKSCPFSAKDAPRIDYKDVRLLQGFVSERGKIVPSRITSVSGKKQRELAQAIKRARHLGLLPYIVK, translated from the coding sequence ATGGCACGCCCATTTTTCCGCCGCCGCAAGAGCTGCCCATTCTCCGCCAAGGATGCTCCCCGGATAGACTATAAGGATGTCCGCTTGCTGCAGGGCTTCGTGTCCGAGCGTGGCAAGATCGTCCCGAGCCGCATCACGTCGGTGAGCGGCAAGAAGCAGCGCGAGCTCGCCCAGGCGATCAAGCGCGCCCGTCACCTTGGGCTCCTGCCCTACATCGTTAAGTAA
- the rpsF gene encoding 30S ribosomal protein S6 yields MALYEHVFLARQDLAQAQVDALAENATKIITDNKGKVVKTESWGLRSLAYKIAKNRKAHYVMLEIDAPGDVVAELERQTQINEDVIRYMTVKVDGHEEGPSVMMRKSDRDRERRGERGDRGDRPDRGDRPERPRRDFDSE; encoded by the coding sequence ATGGCTCTTTACGAGCATGTGTTCCTTGCGCGCCAGGATCTGGCACAGGCGCAGGTGGACGCACTGGCGGAAAACGCCACCAAGATCATCACCGACAACAAGGGCAAGGTCGTGAAGACCGAATCCTGGGGCCTGCGTAGCCTGGCGTACAAGATCGCCAAGAACCGCAAGGCGCATTATGTGATGCTCGAAATCGATGCCCCCGGCGATGTCGTCGCCGAGCTGGAGCGTCAGACTCAGATCAACGAAGACGTGATCCGCTATATGACCGTCAAGGTCGACGGCCATGAAGAAGGCCCGAGCGTGATGATGCGCAAGAGCGATCGTGACCGTGAGCGCCGTGGCGAACGCGGTGATCGTGGTGACCGCCCCGATCGTGGTGACCGGCCCGAGCGCCCGCGTCGCGACTTCGATAGCGAATAA